The following proteins are co-located in the Fusobacteria bacterium ZRK30 genome:
- the lpxC gene encoding UDP-3-O-acyl-N-acetylglucosamine deacetylase: protein MRRKTIAKEITYEGIGLHKGEMIKIKLIPVTEKTGIIFKRIDLKKGENEVIMNLENTFDLTRGTNLKNKYDAKIHTIEHFLSALAIFEITDLMVEIDGNELPIGDGSAKIFGELIRDTGTCDLDSEIEELVIKEPVYLTKGDKHVVGLPYDGFKITYTIKFDHTFLKTQMLEIDLNQENYLKEIAPARTFGFDYEVEYLRKNNLALGGTLENAIVINKNGVDNPGGLRFEDEFVRHKILDIIGDLKVINRPIKGHIIAIKAGHALDIEFAKLLTK, encoded by the coding sequence ATGAGAAGAAAAACCATTGCGAAAGAGATAACCTATGAGGGGATAGGTCTTCATAAGGGTGAAATGATAAAGATAAAATTAATACCGGTTACAGAGAAAACTGGAATTATATTTAAAAGGATAGATCTAAAAAAGGGAGAGAATGAGGTAATAATGAACTTAGAAAATACCTTTGATCTGACTCGTGGAACAAATTTAAAAAATAAATATGATGCCAAAATTCATACTATCGAACATTTTTTATCGGCATTAGCCATATTTGAAATAACAGACTTAATGGTAGAAATAGATGGTAATGAATTGCCCATTGGAGACGGGAGTGCCAAAATATTCGGGGAATTAATAAGAGATACAGGAACTTGTGATTTAGATTCTGAGATAGAGGAGCTGGTGATAAAAGAGCCGGTATACCTGACTAAAGGTGACAAGCATGTTGTAGGATTACCCTACGATGGATTTAAAATAACCTATACAATAAAATTTGATCATACATTCTTAAAAACACAGATGTTGGAGATAGATCTTAATCAAGAAAATTATTTGAAGGAGATAGCACCAGCAAGAACCTTTGGGTTTGACTATGAGGTAGAGTATTTGAGGAAAAATAACCTGGCTCTAGGGGGAACTTTAGAGAATGCCATAGTAATCAATAAAAATGGTGTGGATAACCCTGGTGGTCTTAGGTTTGAAGATGAATTTGTAAGACATAAAATTTTGGACATAATAGGTGATTTGAAAGTGATCAATAGACCTATAAAAGGTCATATAATTGCTATAAAAGCAGGACATGCACTGGATATAGAATTTGCAAAATTATTAACTAAATAA
- a CDS encoding ABC transporter ATP-binding protein/permease, which produces MVDYGMHYKYRFVFIVILSLIVGLTKALPAWLSKSLMDDVLIAKDMKRLLLVSGGLVIATVIKGFSMYYKETFSSYTTRLVVRDIQQDIYRHLHKLSHSYFDKTPQGEIMARISGDAGNLGKIGFMIFQILPEFLTITVLLIGLFRIDMVLALMTLILLPAMMMILKKILKKIKRTARKRQDQRGELNSLIQESLSGIRVVKAFATEQDEIKKYEEKNMEVLNTEYRNKKVEARISPINEVVTITLTVGVLLYGGNKVIVDSSFTAGDLVSFLTSLGLMFEPLKKVIKRGSELMSIMPSADRVMELLEEIPEVVEKESAADYGDLSPKVKFKDLKFRYGKDLDYAIDDINFEANAGEIVALVGRSGSGKTTLVNLIPRFYEVEDGSITIDGMDIRDLKVKELRDHIGIVPQETFLFSGTIYSNILYGAGREVTKEDVINAAKMANAHNFIIEFENGYDQEVGERGTLLSGGQKQRIAIARALLKNPEIMILDEATSALDTESERLVQDALEKLMVGRTTFVIAHRLSTIVNADKIVVMDKGKIAEAGSHEELLAHGGIYKKLYETQFGEE; this is translated from the coding sequence ATGGTTGATTATGGAATGCACTATAAATACAGGTTTGTATTTATAGTGATACTTTCTTTAATAGTAGGTTTAACAAAGGCATTGCCCGCATGGTTATCTAAATCTTTGATGGATGATGTACTCATAGCAAAAGATATGAAAAGATTGTTGTTGGTGTCTGGTGGTTTAGTAATTGCAACTGTTATAAAGGGTTTTTCCATGTACTATAAGGAAACTTTTTCCTCCTATACAACGAGGCTGGTAGTCAGGGATATCCAGCAGGATATCTACAGACATCTTCATAAATTAAGTCATTCTTATTTTGATAAAACTCCCCAGGGGGAGATAATGGCAAGGATCAGTGGAGATGCAGGAAACCTAGGTAAGATCGGGTTTATGATATTTCAGATCCTGCCGGAATTTTTGACTATAACAGTACTTCTCATAGGATTATTTAGGATTGATATGGTATTAGCTTTAATGACCTTAATTTTGTTACCTGCGATGATGATGATTTTAAAAAAAATCTTGAAAAAAATCAAGAGAACTGCCAGAAAAAGACAGGATCAACGGGGGGAATTAAATTCTCTTATCCAGGAATCTCTGTCTGGGATCAGAGTTGTAAAAGCATTTGCGACTGAGCAGGATGAGATAAAAAAATATGAAGAAAAAAATATGGAAGTACTAAATACTGAGTATAGAAATAAGAAGGTAGAGGCCAGAATTTCACCTATAAATGAAGTTGTAACGATTACTTTAACTGTAGGAGTACTTCTTTACGGTGGAAATAAAGTTATAGTTGATTCCAGCTTTACAGCTGGTGACCTTGTTTCGTTTTTAACTTCACTGGGACTTATGTTTGAGCCCCTTAAAAAAGTGATTAAAAGAGGGAGTGAGCTGATGTCCATCATGCCATCAGCTGACAGAGTAATGGAGCTGTTGGAGGAAATACCGGAAGTAGTGGAGAAAGAGAGCGCTGCAGACTATGGAGATCTTTCACCTAAGGTAAAATTTAAGGATTTAAAATTTAGATATGGTAAAGATTTGGATTATGCTATAGACGATATTAATTTTGAAGCAAATGCCGGAGAGATCGTGGCACTAGTAGGTAGAAGTGGAAGTGGAAAAACTACCCTGGTAAATCTGATTCCCAGGTTTTATGAAGTTGAAGATGGTTCTATAACTATAGATGGGATGGATATAAGAGATCTGAAAGTGAAAGAATTAAGAGATCATATAGGGATAGTTCCCCAAGAAACATTCTTATTTAGCGGTACTATCTATTCTAATATATTATATGGTGCAGGAAGAGAAGTGACGAAAGAGGATGTTATAAATGCCGCTAAGATGGCTAATGCCCATAACTTCATAATAGAGTTTGAAAATGGATATGACCAGGAAGTAGGAGAAAGAGGAACATTACTATCAGGCGGTCAAAAACAAAGGATAGCTATAGCTCGTGCACTCCTAAAAAATCCGGAGATTATGATCCTGGATGAAGCTACATCTGCTCTGGATACAGAGTCTGAAAGACTGGTTCAAGACGCTCTGGAAAAATTAATGGTGGGAAGAACAACATTTGTAATAGCCCATAGATTGTCTACAATAGTCAATGCAGACAAGATCGTAGTTATGGATAAAGGAAAGATAGCAGAGGCAGGAAGCCATGAGGAGCTATTAGCCCATGGTGGGATCTATAAAAAGCTATATGAAACACAATTTGGAGAGGAATAA
- the fabZ gene encoding 3-hydroxyacyl-ACP dehydratase FabZ, whose protein sequence is MMNIAEIKKRIPHRYPFLLVDRVTKIGENTLEAYKNVSVNEEFFNGHFPDYPIMPGVLIVEGMAQALGLLVNADDEPITPLFASIESAKFKKPVVPGDRLVYEVEVIKAKRSIVKGRGVAKVDGEVVATADLMFAIMKK, encoded by the coding sequence ATGATGAATATAGCTGAGATAAAAAAGAGAATACCACATAGATATCCGTTTTTATTGGTAGATAGAGTAACAAAAATTGGTGAAAATACTTTGGAAGCTTACAAAAATGTAAGTGTAAATGAGGAGTTCTTCAATGGACATTTCCCAGATTATCCAATCATGCCAGGAGTATTAATAGTAGAAGGAATGGCTCAAGCACTTGGATTATTAGTAAATGCAGATGATGAACCTATTACACCTCTTTTTGCCTCAATTGAAAGTGCAAAATTTAAAAAACCTGTAGTACCTGGAGATAGATTAGTATATGAAGTGGAAGTTATAAAAGCTAAAAGATCTATAGTAAAAGGTAGAGGAGTAGCAAAAGTAGATGGAGAGGTAGTAGCCACAGCAGATCTAATGTTTGCTATTATGAAAAAGTAG
- the lpxA gene encoding acyl-ACP--UDP-N-acetylglucosamine O-acyltransferase translates to MANIHKTAIIGEGAVLGKGVEIGPYSIIGSEVVIGDNTIIESHVVIDGITIIGKNNKIYSYASIGKESQDLKYKGEPTKTIIGDNNKIREFVTIHRGTDDKWETVIGSNNLLMVYVHVAHDVIIGDNCILANNVTLAGHVTVGDFAIIGGLTPIHQFCNIGAHSMTGGGSLIVQDVPPYILAEGSRAVARGLNSVGLSRRGFSKEDISILKKVYRLIFRSKMLLKDALAEIEETYGENECVKNFLEFVKNSSRGIIK, encoded by the coding sequence ATGGCTAACATACATAAAACCGCAATCATTGGGGAGGGAGCTGTACTTGGTAAAGGTGTAGAAATAGGTCCCTATAGTATCATTGGTAGCGAAGTAGTAATAGGGGATAATACCATAATTGAATCCCATGTTGTAATAGACGGAATTACTATAATAGGTAAAAATAATAAGATCTACTCATATGCTTCCATAGGAAAGGAGTCGCAAGACCTTAAATATAAAGGGGAACCTACTAAGACCATAATAGGTGACAACAATAAAATAAGGGAGTTTGTAACTATTCATAGGGGAACAGATGACAAGTGGGAAACTGTAATAGGAAGTAATAATCTGCTTATGGTATATGTACATGTAGCCCATGATGTAATCATAGGAGATAACTGTATTTTGGCTAACAATGTAACTTTAGCAGGACATGTAACTGTAGGAGATTTTGCAATTATAGGCGGATTAACACCGATACATCAATTTTGTAACATAGGGGCTCACAGTATGACTGGAGGAGGATCCTTGATAGTTCAAGATGTACCACCGTATATTTTAGCAGAGGGATCTCGTGCAGTAGCTCGTGGATTAAATAGTGTAGGCCTTTCCAGAAGAGGTTTTTCAAAGGAAGATATATCTATATTAAAAAAAGTATATAGGTTAATATTTAGATCTAAGATGTTATTGAAGGATGCTTTAGCTGAGATAGAGGAAACATATGGTGAAAATGAGTGTGTAAAAAACTTTTTAGAATTTGTTAAAAACAGTAGTAGGGGGATTATCAAATAA
- the lpxB gene encoding lipid-A-disaccharide synthase translates to MKYFVSTGEISGDLHLSYLVNAMNKIDNNASFFGVAGKHSKEAGVTVIQDIDELAVMGIWEALKKYKFLKNKVYEYIEFIKKEKIKKVILVDYGGFNLKFMELLKKHVEDVEIYYYIPPKVWVWGEKRVEKLRHVDHIVVIFPWEVDFYKKHGIDVVYYGNPFLDIYKRIDQRGEKILLLPGSRKKEVQKLLPVMMEVVERSANENFILKLAKRDHLKWVDLDINRYKNLEVVDDLSLKDVVKQSKYAIAASGTVILELALLGLPGVVIYKIDRLSGLIAKYILKLKYVSLPNLALDREVYRELLQGECNRDNILGAIQNIEDNREYFEEQISEIIEKLGGNNIIEKYAKFFLKGK, encoded by the coding sequence ATGAAGTATTTTGTTTCGACAGGTGAGATCTCAGGGGATCTTCACCTATCATATCTTGTAAATGCAATGAATAAAATTGACAACAATGCCAGTTTTTTTGGAGTAGCAGGTAAACATTCCAAAGAAGCTGGTGTTACTGTTATACAGGATATAGATGAACTGGCTGTAATGGGGATTTGGGAAGCCCTAAAAAAATATAAATTTTTAAAGAATAAAGTCTATGAATATATAGAGTTTATTAAAAAAGAGAAGATCAAAAAAGTAATCTTAGTAGATTATGGAGGATTTAATCTGAAATTTATGGAACTTCTGAAAAAACATGTAGAGGATGTAGAGATATACTATTATATACCGCCTAAAGTTTGGGTTTGGGGAGAAAAACGTGTTGAAAAATTAAGACATGTAGATCATATAGTGGTTATATTTCCATGGGAAGTGGATTTTTATAAGAAACACGGAATAGATGTAGTCTATTACGGAAATCCATTTTTAGATATCTACAAGCGGATAGATCAGAGGGGAGAGAAGATCCTTTTACTTCCTGGAAGCAGAAAAAAAGAGGTACAGAAGCTACTTCCTGTAATGATGGAAGTTGTGGAAAGATCTGCGAATGAAAACTTTATATTAAAATTAGCCAAAAGGGATCATTTAAAGTGGGTAGACTTGGATATAAACAGATATAAAAACTTAGAGGTTGTAGATGATTTATCTCTTAAAGATGTAGTAAAACAATCTAAATATGCCATAGCAGCTTCAGGAACGGTAATATTGGAATTGGCACTCTTGGGTTTACCGGGAGTTGTAATCTATAAGATCGACAGACTGAGCGGACTGATAGCAAAATATATACTAAAATTAAAATATGTCTCTCTGCCGAACTTAGCTTTGGATAGGGAAGTTTATAGAGAACTCCTCCAGGGAGAATGCAATAGAGATAACATCCTAGGTGCTATACAAAATATAGAAGATAACAGGGAATATTTTGAGGAGCAGATAAGTGAAATAATAGAAAAACTAGGCGGAAATAATATAATAGAAAAGTACGCTAAATTCTTTTTGAAAGGAAAATAA
- a CDS encoding XTP/dITP diphosphatase, with amino-acid sequence MKKLFLATGNKKKIKEISEILKGYEILSINDGYTIPDVVEDRDTFEGNSQKKALEIAKAVGMPVIADDSGLCVEALGGAPGIYSARYSGENATDETNNNKLIQELKGKEDKSAKFVCVITLAKPNGEYHSFRGEVEGVIVEEPGGTDGFGYDPHFYIEKYKKTFAEIPEIKKEISHRANALKKLQAEIDKYL; translated from the coding sequence ATGAAAAAATTATTTTTAGCCACAGGAAATAAGAAAAAAATAAAAGAAATATCTGAGATCTTAAAGGGATATGAGATACTTTCAATAAACGACGGATATACAATTCCAGATGTGGTAGAGGATAGAGATACCTTTGAAGGGAATAGCCAGAAGAAGGCCTTAGAGATAGCTAAAGCTGTAGGGATGCCTGTTATCGCAGATGACAGTGGGTTGTGCGTAGAGGCTCTAGGAGGAGCTCCTGGGATATATTCAGCTAGATATTCAGGAGAAAATGCTACAGATGAGACGAATAATAATAAATTGATCCAGGAACTAAAGGGAAAAGAGGATAAGAGTGCTAAATTTGTATGTGTGATAACTCTTGCAAAACCAAATGGTGAATACCATAGTTTCAGAGGAGAGGTAGAAGGGGTAATAGTAGAAGAGCCAGGTGGAACAGATGGGTTTGGATATGATCCTCATTTCTATATTGAAAAATACAAAAAGACTTTTGCTGAGATTCCAGAGATAAAGAAAGAGATCAGTCATAGAGCTAATGCGTTGAAAAAATTACAGGCAGAGATTGATAAATATTTATAA
- the lpxI gene encoding UDP-2,3-diacylglucosamine diphosphatase LpxI (LpxI, functionally equivalent to LpxH, replaces it in LPS biosynthesis in a minority of bacteria.), producing the protein MEKIAVIVGNGELPVKFLESAKEYGIDPYPIGLFDTVSDKVKSHHNYVEMNIGEMKKILLYLLTNNIEKMVMLGKVEKKLLFNDLQLDEVGEELLKRMPDRKDETLLFGVISLFRLNGIKVLPQNHLMKDMMFSERVYTKTIPNEDENKTIKIGIEGARALSIIDAGQCVVCKDGSIITLEGIEGTDKTIERAYEYAGDNCILVKMARPQQDMRVDIPAIGLDTIKKIISIGGKGIVAEADRMLFLDKEECIKLANDNSIFIVGVRV; encoded by the coding sequence ATGGAGAAGATAGCTGTTATTGTAGGAAATGGAGAACTTCCGGTAAAATTTTTAGAATCTGCTAAAGAATATGGAATAGATCCATATCCAATAGGGCTATTTGATACAGTATCTGATAAGGTCAAGTCCCATCATAATTATGTAGAGATGAATATAGGTGAGATGAAAAAAATTCTCCTATATCTATTGACTAATAATATCGAAAAGATGGTTATGCTGGGAAAGGTAGAAAAAAAATTACTGTTTAATGATCTTCAGTTAGATGAAGTAGGAGAGGAACTTCTAAAGAGGATGCCTGATAGAAAAGATGAAACTCTATTATTTGGTGTGATCTCTCTATTTAGATTAAATGGTATAAAAGTACTGCCTCAAAATCATCTTATGAAAGATATGATGTTCTCTGAAAGAGTATATACAAAAACTATTCCTAACGAAGATGAAAATAAAACTATAAAAATAGGTATAGAGGGGGCCCGGGCTCTCTCTATTATAGATGCAGGCCAGTGTGTGGTCTGTAAGGATGGTTCTATTATTACCCTGGAGGGTATAGAGGGAACCGACAAGACTATTGAAAGGGCCTATGAATATGCAGGGGATAACTGTATCCTGGTAAAGATGGCCAGGCCTCAGCAGGATATGAGGGTAGATATACCAGCCATTGGTTTGGATACCATAAAAAAAATAATATCTATCGGTGGAAAGGGTATAGTTGCAGAAGCTGACAGGATGTTATTTTTAGATAAAGAAGAGTGTATAAAATTAGCAAATGACAATAGCATTTTCATTGTAGGAGTTAGGGTATAG
- the rph gene encoding ribonuclease PH, with protein MSILRDDNRTNEDLRQVNLITGFTIHAEGSVLIEMGNTKVICTASVSESVPRFLKKSGKGWLTAEYSMLPRATEDRNRREASMGKLGGRTMEIQRLIGRSLRACLDMGKLGERSITIDCDVIQADGGTRTASITGGYVALAIAIKKLIADGKLEESPLISNVAAISVGVVGGVPMLDLKYTEDANADVDMNVIMNSKMEFVEVQGTGEETTFTRKELNGLLDLAEKGIKELFEMQNEAIKKA; from the coding sequence ATGAGTATTTTAAGAGATGACAACAGAACTAATGAAGATTTAAGACAAGTAAATTTAATAACAGGATTCACTATTCATGCTGAAGGATCTGTATTGATAGAGATGGGAAATACAAAGGTAATTTGTACTGCTTCTGTAAGTGAGAGCGTACCTAGATTTTTAAAAAAATCAGGTAAAGGATGGCTTACAGCAGAATATTCTATGTTACCAAGAGCCACTGAAGATAGAAATAGAAGAGAAGCTTCAATGGGTAAATTAGGTGGAAGAACCATGGAGATCCAAAGATTAATTGGGAGATCTCTTAGAGCGTGTTTAGATATGGGTAAATTAGGTGAAAGAAGTATCACTATTGACTGTGATGTTATTCAGGCTGATGGTGGAACAAGAACAGCTTCTATAACTGGTGGGTATGTAGCTCTTGCTATAGCAATAAAGAAATTAATTGCAGATGGTAAGTTAGAAGAATCACCATTAATCTCAAATGTAGCTGCTATCAGTGTAGGAGTAGTTGGTGGAGTTCCGATGTTAGACCTTAAATATACTGAGGATGCCAATGCAGATGTAGACATGAATGTAATAATGAACTCTAAGATGGAATTTGTAGAAGTACAGGGAACAGGAGAAGAAACTACATTTACAAGAAAAGAATTAAATGGTCTGTTGGATCTGGCAGAAAAAGGAATCAAAGAATTATTTGAGATGCAGAATGAGGCAATAAAGAAAGCATAA